In Sphingobacteriaceae bacterium, the following proteins share a genomic window:
- a CDS encoding deoxyribonuclease HsdR: MKKIVSSIFVACFGGFVALTGSHFLFENEHSTSQVTNPEQSNVYKLTNYSSSASGGMSDFTMAAEKSVNSVVHIKTISEQVNNLSYDPFAELFFGQPKKQQSYIQQGSGSGVIISQDGYIVTNNHVIAGSDKIEVILNDRRTYEAEVIGADASTDVALLKIKEKNLPFLNYGNSDVVKVGEWVLAVGNPFNLNSTVTAGIVSAKGRNNILNGNKRPIESFIQTDAAVNPGNSGGALVNTEGELIGINTAIASNNGSYQGYSFAVPVNIVKKVVSDMVEFGTVQRAYIGVSIQDIDAKFAAEKNLKQLTGVYVNGLTLGGSAEDAGVLEGDVIKSIQDVSINSVSELQEQISRYRPGDKINVAISRNNKNIVIPVVLKTLDNTTNLVKKSEMVKSTASILGAELEDIDGDELTDMKIENGVRIQKLNSGRLAQTGIQAGFIITHIDKQKMESSSQVKKRLEKSGPVLIEGFYTNGMRASYSFGL; the protein is encoded by the coding sequence ATGAAAAAAATAGTTTCATCCATTTTTGTAGCATGCTTCGGCGGCTTCGTTGCTTTAACCGGTTCACACTTTCTATTCGAAAATGAACATTCTACAAGTCAGGTTACAAATCCTGAGCAATCAAATGTATACAAACTAACAAATTATTCGAGCAGTGCTTCGGGCGGCATGAGCGACTTTACAATGGCTGCTGAGAAGTCTGTAAACTCTGTTGTGCATATAAAAACAATCAGCGAGCAGGTTAATAATCTTTCGTATGATCCTTTCGCTGAATTATTTTTTGGTCAGCCTAAAAAACAACAAAGCTATATTCAGCAAGGAAGCGGAAGTGGGGTTATTATCAGCCAGGACGGGTACATTGTTACTAACAACCACGTGATCGCCGGTTCTGACAAGATCGAAGTTATATTAAACGACCGTCGCACCTACGAGGCGGAAGTAATAGGGGCCGATGCCAGTACGGATGTAGCTTTGCTAAAAATTAAAGAGAAAAACCTTCCCTTCTTAAACTATGGAAATAGCGATGTGGTTAAAGTAGGAGAATGGGTGCTGGCTGTAGGAAATCCATTTAACCTTAATAGCACAGTAACTGCCGGTATTGTGAGCGCTAAAGGGCGTAACAATATTTTAAACGGAAATAAACGCCCCATTGAATCATTTATACAAACGGATGCAGCTGTAAATCCAGGCAATAGTGGTGGTGCTTTGGTAAATACAGAAGGAGAACTGATTGGTATCAATACTGCAATTGCTTCTAACAACGGCTCTTACCAGGGTTATTCCTTTGCGGTGCCTGTTAACATCGTTAAAAAAGTGGTGAGTGATATGGTAGAATTTGGTACGGTTCAACGCGCTTATATTGGAGTTAGCATTCAAGATATTGACGCGAAATTTGCAGCAGAAAAAAATCTGAAACAATTAACCGGAGTATATGTAAATGGTTTAACCCTTGGAGGAAGCGCCGAAGATGCCGGTGTACTTGAAGGTGACGTCATTAAAAGCATTCAGGATGTTTCTATAAATTCTGTAAGTGAATTACAAGAACAAATAAGCAGATACCGTCCGGGTGATAAAATCAATGTAGCTATCAGTCGTAATAACAAGAATATCGTTATTCCGGTTGTTTTAAAAACGTTGGATAACACCACCAACCTCGTGAAAAAAAGTGAGATGGTTAAGTCTACGGCAAGTATACTTGGAGCTGAATTAGAGGATATAGACGGTGATGAGCTGACCGATATGAAGATTGAGAATGGTGTAAGAATTCAGAAATTAAATTCGGGAAGACTTGCTCAAACAGGTATTCAAGCAGGATTTATTATCACGCATATAGATAAACAAAAAATGGAATCTTCTTCACAAGTTAAAAAACGTCTTGAAAAATCGGGACCGGTACTTATTGAAGGATTTTACACCAATGGCATGAGGGCCTCTTACAGTTTCGGCTTATAA
- a CDS encoding diaminopimelate epimerase produces MELSFYKYQGTGNDFIMVDNRSNNISLSHEQVASLCHRRFGIGADGLILLESEPGFDFRMVYYNSDGNRSSMCGNGGRCLVAFAKDLGLISENAKFSATDGPHEATIDASGMVSLKMQDVKTMELGEDYFYLDTGSPHYVKFVLDVENFDVVNEGKKIRYNERFKEEGTNVNFIEKQEDELFVRTYERGVEDETYSCGTGVTAAALVAAVNGISNGKNNCLIKTKGGTLEVTFEKVLEQNFYNIWLKGPAVKVFSGSIHIG; encoded by the coding sequence ATGGAACTCAGTTTTTATAAATACCAGGGAACCGGTAATGACTTTATCATGGTCGATAACCGGAGTAATAATATTTCTCTTAGCCACGAACAGGTTGCTTCTTTATGTCACCGTCGTTTTGGAATTGGAGCCGATGGTCTGATCTTATTGGAATCTGAACCAGGTTTTGATTTTCGTATGGTATATTACAACAGCGATGGAAACCGCAGCAGTATGTGTGGCAATGGCGGAAGATGCCTGGTTGCTTTTGCAAAGGATTTAGGACTAATTTCTGAAAATGCAAAGTTTTCTGCAACCGACGGACCGCACGAAGCAACTATCGATGCCTCAGGCATGGTTTCTTTAAAAATGCAGGATGTTAAAACTATGGAACTGGGTGAGGATTATTTTTATCTCGACACGGGTTCGCCTCATTATGTAAAGTTTGTGCTGGACGTTGAAAATTTTGACGTAGTTAACGAAGGAAAAAAAATTCGTTACAATGAGCGCTTTAAAGAAGAAGGTACAAACGTGAACTTTATCGAAAAACAAGAAGATGAATTATTTGTTCGCACTTACGAAAGAGGAGTAGAAGATGAAACTTATTCTTGTGGAACAGGTGTTACAGCAGCGGCTCTTGTAGCGGCCGTTAATGGCATCTCTAATGGTAAAAATAATTGTCTCATTAAAACCAAAGGTGGAACACTGGAAGTAACTTTCGAAAAAGTGCTCGAACAAAATTTCTATAACATCTGGCTCAAAGGTCCTGCTGTAAAAGTTTTCAGCGGTTCGATTCATATCGGTTGA
- a CDS encoding GNAT family N-acetyltransferase — protein MFLKGNNISLRALEPSDADLLYRWENNQALWPVSYTQVPFSKFILDEFTNAAYSDIYTNKQLRLMVAKTTPKADGSAETIGIADLFEFDPQHHRTGLGIYIEESFRKSGCALESIELLKAYCFKTLLLKQIFVHVSASNTASIGLFEKAGFEKSGLKKCWIKTGLNTFEDVWFMQIINNGD, from the coding sequence ATGTTCTTAAAAGGAAACAACATCTCTCTTAGAGCCTTAGAGCCCTCCGATGCAGACCTGCTTTACCGCTGGGAAAATAACCAGGCGCTCTGGCCGGTGAGTTACACGCAGGTACCCTTTAGCAAATTTATCTTAGATGAATTTACCAATGCCGCATACTCGGATATTTATACGAACAAACAGCTACGCCTGATGGTGGCAAAAACAACTCCGAAGGCTGATGGATCTGCCGAAACTATCGGTATTGCAGATCTTTTTGAGTTCGATCCGCAACATCACCGTACGGGTTTAGGAATTTATATAGAGGAGTCTTTTCGCAAGTCTGGTTGTGCATTAGAATCTATCGAGCTTTTGAAAGCATACTGTTTTAAAACTTTGCTTTTAAAACAAATTTTCGTTCACGTTTCCGCCTCCAATACTGCCAGCATAGGCCTGTTTGAAAAAGCGGGTTTCGAAAAGAGCGGATTGAAAAAGTGCTGGATCAAAACGGGATTGAATACGTTTGAGGATGTTTGGTTCATGCAAATCATTAACAACGGTGACTAG
- a CDS encoding pilus assembly protein TadD: MISCGPDAAINQTKEKKDSLLYLNHSDSAKYVGMMTCRQCHQPIYNTFIETGMGKSFDIATTKKSSGDFSSASIYDKIADLHYKAYWDHDSLFIKEFRLAEKDTTHVRTEQVNYIIGSGQHTNSHMQSVNGYINQMPMTYYTQKKHWDLPPGFENGVNTRFSRKIGLECMSCHNGYPEFVLGSENKFKSVPNGIDCERCHGPGSIHVAERSTGSKIDTSKYIDYSIVNPAKLSIDAQFDICQRCHLQGNAVLKEDKSFYDFKPGQKLSDFISVFLPKYKNADEDFIMASHADRLKQSACFIKSYEKAGKQNSLKPYQGAMTCVTCHNPHVSVRNTNKNSFNDACMKCHAPASSLVEKAHRQLPAANLKNCVSCHMPSSGSTDIPHVSVHDHYIRKPITKKEKEKIKTFIGLYSVNEKNPDALTRTKAYIDQYSKFDQNPVYLDSALSILKTVKDAKKSLALQIQIYFIKQNFPQILNLINTYGEKKCDSFFVTKSFENKDAWTAYHIGEAFSNTGNTPSAVKWFTKAVALAPYNLDFRNKLGSNLAASNNMNGATEQFEFIMQENPKFVSAYSNLGYIKLTQGFPAEAFRLYTLGKKLDPDNEALLLNLAGYYMFMKDKVSAKKQLEILLKKNPKNQRAAMALQQLNRL, encoded by the coding sequence ATGATTAGCTGCGGTCCGGACGCCGCAATAAATCAAACGAAAGAAAAAAAGGATTCTTTACTTTATTTAAACCATTCCGATTCTGCTAAGTATGTGGGAATGATGACTTGCCGGCAATGTCACCAGCCTATCTATAACACCTTTATAGAAACCGGAATGGGAAAATCTTTTGATATAGCCACCACAAAAAAATCTTCCGGCGATTTTTCATCTGCTTCAATCTATGATAAAATTGCTGATCTGCATTACAAGGCTTATTGGGATCACGATAGTTTATTCATCAAAGAATTTCGACTTGCTGAAAAAGATACAACGCATGTAAGAACAGAGCAGGTGAATTATATAATCGGGTCGGGACAGCATACAAATTCTCACATGCAATCTGTGAACGGCTATATCAATCAAATGCCGATGACCTATTACACGCAAAAAAAACACTGGGATCTTCCACCTGGTTTTGAAAATGGTGTGAATACTCGTTTCTCAAGAAAAATAGGCCTTGAATGTATGTCTTGTCATAATGGTTATCCGGAATTTGTTTTAGGTTCTGAAAATAAATTTAAAAGCGTTCCTAACGGCATTGATTGCGAGCGTTGCCATGGCCCCGGCAGTATCCACGTGGCAGAAAGAAGCACGGGCAGCAAAATAGATACTTCCAAATACATTGATTATTCTATCGTAAATCCTGCTAAACTTTCTATTGATGCGCAGTTCGATATATGTCAGCGTTGCCATTTGCAGGGAAATGCAGTTTTAAAAGAAGATAAATCTTTTTATGATTTTAAACCCGGACAGAAATTGAGCGATTTTATTTCGGTCTTTCTTCCAAAATATAAAAATGCGGATGAAGACTTTATCATGGCTTCACACGCCGATCGTTTGAAACAAAGCGCCTGCTTTATTAAATCCTACGAAAAAGCCGGAAAACAAAATAGTTTAAAACCTTATCAGGGAGCCATGACGTGTGTTACCTGTCATAATCCCCATGTAAGCGTTCGCAATACCAATAAAAATAGTTTTAACGATGCCTGCATGAAATGTCATGCTCCCGCTTCGAGCTTGGTCGAGAAGGCTCACCGCCAACTGCCTGCTGCCAACCTGAAAAACTGTGTCTCCTGCCATATGCCATCCTCAGGGTCTACCGACATTCCACACGTTTCTGTTCACGATCATTATATTCGGAAACCCATTACAAAAAAAGAAAAAGAGAAGATCAAAACTTTTATAGGACTTTATTCTGTAAACGAAAAAAATCCGGATGCTTTAACACGAACAAAAGCTTACATCGATCAGTACAGCAAGTTTGATCAGAATCCCGTGTATCTCGATTCAGCTCTAAGTATTTTAAAAACGGTGAAAGATGCGAAGAAAAGTCTTGCTCTGCAGATTCAGATTTATTTTATAAAACAAAATTTCCCGCAGATCTTAAATCTTATAAATACCTATGGAGAAAAAAAGTGCGATTCTTTTTTTGTTACAAAATCTTTCGAAAATAAGGATGCCTGGACTGCTTACCATATCGGTGAAGCCTTTTCGAATACAGGAAATACTCCTTCGGCTGTTAAATGGTTTACAAAGGCCGTTGCCTTAGCACCCTACAATTTGGATTTTAGAAATAAATTAGGTTCGAACTTGGCCGCTTCTAACAATATGAACGGCGCTACAGAACAATTTGAATTTATCATGCAGGAAAATCCAAAGTTTGTATCCGCCTACTCAAATTTGGGTTATATAAAATTAACTCAGGGCTTTCCTGCAGAGGCTTTCCGCTTGTATACACTTGGTAAAAAATTAGACCCGGATAATGAAGCACTTTTATTAAATTTGGCGGGGTATTATATGTTTATGAAAGATAAAGTTTCTGCTAAAAAACAATTAGAAATACTCCTTAAAAAAAATCCTAAAAATCAGAGAGCCGCCATGGCCTTACAGCAACTGAACAGATTATGA
- a CDS encoding tryptophan 2,3-dioxygenase: protein MDKNTEEKIKLLEDKYGQMGQDINGYLDGLLLSNYLTYWDYIQVETLLTLQNPKTDFPDEQIFIMYHQITELFFKLALNEFEQIGNNGPVMLPNGKMDGWKEKLDPKFFAERVGRINRYFEALTKSFEIMVDGMEKEQFLRYRMALLPASGFQSAQYRKIEICATDFYNLVDKDVRPTYQNQHPPIEEMFKNIYWNKGATELSTGKKTLTLLQFEKKYGKEFVRLAEEYKTKNLWAKYKSLSEEDQKNQKVINALKEIDVNVNVNWPLMHYKSAVQYLQQNTEDIAATGGTNWQKYLPPRFQKRIFFPELWSEEEIADWGKGWVVTNVFRTN from the coding sequence ATGGATAAGAATACTGAAGAAAAAATAAAACTTTTAGAAGATAAATACGGCCAAATGGGTCAGGACATTAACGGTTACCTGGATGGACTATTACTTTCAAATTATTTGACCTATTGGGATTACATTCAGGTGGAAACTCTTCTTACTTTACAAAATCCTAAAACAGATTTTCCGGATGAGCAGATTTTTATCATGTATCATCAGATCACCGAACTTTTTTTCAAATTAGCTTTAAACGAATTTGAGCAAATAGGAAACAACGGCCCTGTAATGTTACCAAATGGTAAGATGGATGGGTGGAAAGAAAAACTCGATCCTAAATTTTTTGCTGAAAGGGTAGGCCGCATCAACCGCTATTTTGAAGCGCTTACCAAATCTTTTGAGATCATGGTAGACGGTATGGAAAAAGAGCAGTTTTTACGCTACCGCATGGCCCTGCTTCCTGCAAGTGGTTTCCAAAGCGCCCAATACCGTAAGATCGAAATTTGTGCCACTGATTTTTATAATTTGGTAGACAAAGATGTTCGTCCTACTTATCAGAACCAACATCCTCCGATAGAGGAAATGTTTAAAAATATTTACTGGAATAAAGGTGCTACAGAATTAAGCACCGGTAAAAAAACTTTAACGCTTCTGCAATTCGAAAAAAAATACGGGAAAGAATTTGTAAGACTTGCTGAAGAATACAAAACGAAAAATCTTTGGGCAAAATATAAATCACTTTCTGAAGAAGATCAGAAAAATCAAAAAGTAATAAATGCTTTAAAAGAAATTGACGTGAATGTAAATGTCAACTGGCCTTTGATGCATTATAAATCTGCCGTTCAGTATTTACAACAAAACACCGAAGATATAGCGGCAACAGGGGGAACTAACTGGCAAAAATATTTGCCGCCACGTTTCCAAAAACGTATATTTTTCCCTGAACTTTGGTCGGAAGAAGAAATTGCCGACTGGGGTAAAGGCTGGGTGGTTACGAATGTTTTTAGAACCAATTAA
- the gldA gene encoding gliding motility-associated ABC transporter ATP-binding subunit GldA: protein MSIQVKNITKLYGTQKALNNISFEVGSNEIVGFLGPNGAGKSTMMKILTCYIPPTQGSATVGGFDIASQSLDVRKQIGYLPEHNPLYLDMYVKEFLEFAGNLHKIKNCNARVKEMIAVTGLQLEQNKKIGALSKGYRQRVGLAQAMIHDPKVLIMDEPTTGLDPNQLEEIRNLIKSLGKQKTVMLSTHIMQEVEAICDKVIIINKGEIVANDETKNLQKNSTKQIITVEFDKIVSSDLLKTIPQIDQVNFLQNTTWQLISLSKDDVRKEIFNFAVANNLGVLTLNKEEQKIEDVFKELTK, encoded by the coding sequence ATGTCGATACAAGTAAAAAATATCACCAAATTATATGGCACTCAAAAGGCGTTGAATAATATTTCTTTTGAAGTAGGAAGCAATGAGATAGTTGGTTTTCTTGGTCCGAACGGTGCGGGTAAAAGTACCATGATGAAAATTCTTACCTGCTATATTCCGCCAACACAGGGCTCTGCCACAGTTGGAGGTTTTGATATAGCTTCTCAAAGTTTGGACGTAAGAAAACAAATTGGGTATTTACCAGAACATAATCCTCTTTACCTTGACATGTATGTAAAAGAGTTTCTTGAGTTTGCAGGCAATCTTCATAAAATAAAAAATTGCAACGCGCGTGTTAAAGAAATGATTGCGGTAACGGGATTGCAACTTGAACAGAATAAAAAAATAGGAGCTTTAAGTAAAGGTTACCGTCAGCGTGTAGGTCTTGCCCAGGCTATGATTCACGATCCAAAAGTGTTGATCATGGATGAACCCACTACCGGACTTGATCCCAATCAACTGGAAGAAATTCGTAACCTGATAAAATCGCTGGGTAAACAAAAAACAGTGATGTTAAGCACCCACATCATGCAGGAGGTTGAAGCTATTTGCGACAAGGTAATCATCATCAATAAAGGAGAGATTGTTGCAAACGACGAAACCAAAAACTTACAAAAAAACAGCACCAAACAAATCATTACCGTCGAATTTGATAAGATCGTTTCTTCAGATTTGCTAAAAACAATTCCTCAGATTGACCAGGTGAATTTTCTTCAAAACACAACCTGGCAGTTAATTTCCTTATCAAAAGACGATGTGCGTAAAGAGATCTTTAACTTTGCAGTAGCAAACAATTTGGGCGTATTAACGCTTAATAAAGAAGAACAAAAGATTGAGGACGTCTTTAAAGAATTGACAAAATAA
- a CDS encoding RNA polymerase subunit sigma-24 → MALFLVFNDKYNNYSDNELINVFSESGDNKLVGILYQRYGHLVLGLCIKYLKNKDEAQDAVIQIFTNLIKDLKKHKIEYFKSWLYVYSKNFCLMELRKRQSALKKELELQDNVHLLMDYSDPEHLLKEKEKQISIMEVAIDLLNKEQKMCIELFYLKNKSYVEIMDITGFSNNDVKSYIQNGKRNLKLKMEALINEQPQG, encoded by the coding sequence ATCGCTTTATTCTTGGTTTTTAACGATAAATACAACAATTATTCCGACAATGAGCTGATTAACGTTTTTTCAGAGTCGGGCGACAACAAACTGGTTGGAATCCTTTACCAGCGCTACGGACATCTGGTTTTGGGTTTATGCATCAAGTATTTAAAGAATAAAGACGAGGCTCAGGACGCTGTTATTCAAATCTTTACAAACCTAATAAAGGACCTTAAGAAACACAAAATAGAGTATTTTAAGAGTTGGCTTTACGTGTACAGTAAAAACTTTTGTTTAATGGAACTTAGAAAAAGGCAAAGTGCACTCAAAAAAGAGCTTGAACTGCAGGATAATGTTCATTTGCTTATGGATTACTCAGATCCTGAGCATCTACTAAAAGAAAAGGAGAAGCAGATTTCAATTATGGAAGTAGCGATCGACCTTTTAAACAAAGAACAAAAAATGTGCATTGAGTTGTTTTACTTAAAAAACAAATCTTATGTAGAAATTATGGATATAACTGGATTTAGCAACAACGACGTAAAAAGTTATATTCAAAACGGAAAAAGAAATCTAAAATTAAAAATGGAAGCCCTGATAAATGAGCAGCCACAAGGATAA
- a CDS encoding polyprenyl synthetase, with translation MKDYATLLTLFSDHLEKHTAGLSKKFPKELYEPESYILSLGGKRVRPLLALIASDLFDKNPALALDAALSVELFHNFSLIHDDILDAAPLRRNQATVHVKWNTNIAILSGDVMLVKAFQCLESYNADAFKSLSKLFNTTAIEVCEGQQLDMNYETADSVPVKAYLDMIALKTAVLLGCSLKMGAIAANASTEDQNHLYEFGKQLGLSFQLLDDLLDAFAVDNEKFGKQTGGDIIANKKTFLLLSAMELASPQQRAEIKRIMSLTDSREKVKSMLVIFSELNIKKLCEDEADKHTQSALNFLDKVNASAEKKEKLKQFALELLNRQV, from the coding sequence GTGAAAGATTACGCTACACTTTTAACATTATTTTCAGATCATTTAGAAAAACACACTGCTGGCTTAAGTAAAAAATTTCCGAAGGAATTATATGAGCCGGAATCCTATATTTTATCCTTAGGAGGCAAACGTGTTCGTCCACTACTCGCTCTCATAGCCAGCGATCTCTTCGATAAAAACCCTGCACTTGCCTTAGATGCGGCTTTATCGGTTGAGCTTTTTCATAACTTTTCGCTTATTCATGACGACATCCTCGACGCCGCGCCATTGCGCAGGAATCAGGCAACCGTGCATGTAAAGTGGAATACCAATATTGCTATTTTAAGCGGAGATGTGATGCTCGTAAAAGCATTTCAATGTCTCGAATCTTATAATGCCGATGCTTTCAAATCTCTGAGCAAACTTTTTAATACAACCGCTATTGAGGTATGTGAAGGTCAGCAGCTGGATATGAATTACGAAACAGCCGATTCGGTTCCGGTAAAAGCCTATTTGGACATGATCGCCTTAAAAACTGCGGTGTTGTTAGGATGCAGTTTAAAAATGGGTGCTATTGCTGCAAATGCCAGCACAGAAGATCAAAACCACCTTTACGAATTCGGGAAACAGCTCGGACTTTCTTTCCAACTGCTGGACGATCTTTTAGACGCTTTTGCAGTAGACAATGAAAAATTCGGGAAACAAACGGGAGGCGATATTATTGCCAATAAAAAAACCTTTCTATTGCTCTCAGCAATGGAACTAGCCTCTCCGCAGCAGCGTGCCGAAATTAAACGAATAATGTCTTTGACTGATAGCCGTGAAAAAGTAAAAAGCATGCTCGTAATTTTTTCAGAATTAAATATCAAAAAGCTATGCGAGGATGAAGCTGATAAACATACACAGAGTGCATTGAATTTCCTCGATAAAGTAAATGCCTCTGCAGAGAAGAAAGAAAAATTAAAGCAGTTTGCATTAGAATTGCTGAACAGACAAGTGTAA
- the rfbA gene encoding glucose-1-phosphate thymidylyltransferase, whose translation MKGIILAGGSGTRLHPLTLAMSKQMMPIYDKPMIYYPLSVLMMAGINEILIISTPHDLPHFERLLGNGESLGCKFTYAVQEIPNGLAQAFVIGEKFIGKEKVALILGDNIFYGVGLGSALKQINNPEGGVVFAYHVSDPERYGVVQFDKQHNVISIEEKPLEPKSNYAVPGLYFYDNHVVEIAKNLKPSPRGEYEITDVNKEYLKQGKLKVSIMDRGTAWLDTGTFPSLMQAGQFVQVIEERQGLKIGCIEEIAFNMGYISKEQLIKIAQPLTKSGYGNYLLEVAKNA comes from the coding sequence ATGAAGGGAATTATTCTCGCAGGAGGCTCCGGTACTCGTTTGCATCCACTTACACTCGCTATGAGTAAACAAATGATGCCTATTTATGACAAGCCGATGATTTATTATCCCTTGTCGGTATTGATGATGGCAGGTATTAACGAAATTCTTATTATTTCCACGCCCCATGATCTTCCTCACTTTGAAAGACTTTTAGGAAACGGAGAATCGTTGGGTTGCAAATTTACATATGCTGTGCAGGAAATTCCGAACGGACTGGCTCAGGCTTTTGTAATAGGCGAAAAATTTATCGGGAAAGAAAAAGTTGCCTTAATTTTAGGTGACAATATTTTTTATGGGGTTGGCTTGGGCAGCGCTTTAAAACAGATCAACAATCCTGAGGGTGGTGTGGTTTTCGCTTACCATGTGAGTGATCCTGAGCGGTATGGCGTTGTGCAATTTGATAAGCAACACAATGTTATTTCCATAGAAGAAAAACCTTTGGAGCCTAAATCAAATTACGCTGTTCCGGGTTTATATTTTTATGATAATCACGTTGTAGAAATTGCAAAAAACTTGAAACCCAGCCCACGAGGCGAATACGAAATTACAGATGTAAACAAAGAATATTTAAAACAAGGCAAACTCAAAGTTTCTATTATGGACAGAGGAACTGCCTGGTTGGATACCGGAACTTTTCCGTCGTTAATGCAGGCCGGACAATTTGTGCAGGTTATTGAAGAACGTCAGGGCTTAAAAATAGGATGTATTGAAGAAATTGCTTTTAATATGGGTTATATCAGTAAAGAGCAACTTATTAAAATAGCTCAACCCCTTACAAAAAGCGGTTATGGCAATTACCTTTTAGAAGTAGCTAAAAATGCTTAA
- a CDS encoding DUF1287 domain-containing protein, translating to MKHKKINASIFFLASLALVLLSFKQEQSFFIKLAQSGIAQTKLQVTYVPAYVQINYPNGDVPAHTGVCTDLVIRAYRTLGIDLQKEVHEDMVKNFNAYPKLWKLKAPDTNIDHRRVPNLMTFFKHKKAVLPISTNAADYKPGDLVTWNLQNQKTASGITHIGIVTDRKAADGKHYLMAHNIGSGNQLEDMLFSYTIIGHYRFSL from the coding sequence ATGAAACACAAAAAAATAAACGCAAGCATTTTTTTTCTGGCCTCCCTAGCACTTGTTTTGTTATCATTTAAACAGGAACAATCGTTCTTTATAAAACTTGCTCAAAGTGGTATCGCACAAACCAAGTTACAGGTAACCTATGTTCCGGCATACGTTCAAATTAACTATCCCAACGGAGATGTACCCGCCCACACCGGCGTTTGCACCGATCTGGTTATAAGGGCCTATCGTACACTTGGCATCGACCTTCAGAAAGAAGTTCATGAAGACATGGTTAAAAATTTTAATGCCTATCCCAAACTGTGGAAATTAAAAGCTCCTGACACAAATATCGATCATCGCCGCGTTCCCAACCTGATGACGTTCTTCAAACATAAAAAAGCAGTGTTGCCAATTAGCACCAATGCAGCGGATTATAAGCCCGGCGACCTGGTAACGTGGAATCTTCAAAATCAGAAGACAGCAAGCGGCATCACCCATATTGGCATTGTTACAGACAGGAAAGCGGCAGATGGAAAACACTATCTGATGGCTCACAATATAGGCTCAGGAAATCAGTTGGAAGACATGCTTTTTTCTTATACAATTATCGGGCATTACCGTTTTAGCTTATAA
- a CDS encoding thymidylate synthase: protein MKQYHELMQHVLDVGATKTDRTGTGTTSVFGYQMRFNLKEGFPLLTTKKLHTKSIIHELLWFLKGDTNIKYLKDHGVSIWDDWADENGNLGPVYGSQWRSWPLPNGGHIDQITQVIEMIKKNPDSRRLIVSAWNVAEINNMKLPPCHAFFQFYVADGKLSCQLYQRSADIFLGVPFNIASYALLTMMVAQVCGLQAGEFIHTLGDAHLYSNHIEQAKLQLTRDLRPLPTMKINPEVKSIFDFKFEDFQLENYDPHPHIKAAVAV, encoded by the coding sequence ATGAAACAATATCACGAGCTCATGCAACATGTTTTAGATGTGGGTGCAACAAAAACAGATAGAACAGGAACAGGAACCACAAGTGTATTTGGCTACCAGATGCGTTTTAATTTGAAGGAGGGCTTTCCTTTACTGACCACAAAAAAATTACATACAAAAAGTATTATTCACGAGTTATTGTGGTTTTTAAAAGGGGACACAAATATTAAATATTTGAAGGACCATGGTGTAAGTATTTGGGATGACTGGGCAGATGAGAATGGAAATCTTGGGCCGGTATACGGTTCGCAGTGGCGCAGCTGGCCGCTTCCAAACGGAGGGCATATTGATCAGATCACACAGGTAATTGAGATGATTAAAAAAAATCCTGATTCCAGGCGTTTGATTGTGAGTGCATGGAACGTGGCTGAAATTAATAATATGAAATTACCGCCCTGTCATGCTTTCTTCCAGTTTTACGTAGCGGATGGAAAATTAAGTTGTCAGCTTTATCAAAGAAGCGCTGATATTTTTTTAGGTGTTCCTTTTAATATTGCGTCTTATGCCTTATTGACCATGATGGTAGCACAGGTTTGTGGTTTGCAGGCAGGTGAGTTTATCCATACTTTGGGCGACGCGCATTTGTATTCCAACCATATTGAGCAGGCAAAATTGCAGTTGACAAGAGACTTAAGACCTTTGCCAACTATGAAGATAAACCCCGAGGTAAAATCTATTTTTGATTTTAAATTTGAAGATTTTCAACTGGAGAATTATGATCCGCATCC